One region of Flavobacterium pisciphilum genomic DNA includes:
- a CDS encoding RagB/SusD family nutrient uptake outer membrane protein produces MKTLYKKKNGYWLIAKKIFFLSFTFSMPACDSFLEVDLPKSQLTDVAVFQEYTTANAAMADIYAKIRDRGLLTGTAFGLTNYLGNYADELTFYGAATNPAFAFYTNTVLPSNTNIGTLWNNSYNQIYAVNAVLEGVRPSMLTVQEKAQLEGEALFLRGLLHFYLLQLFGDIPYIQTTDYRVNSIVTKMPKSEVYTYILNDLRTAEDLLLPNYSSTERVRANSFVVKALLARVYLYKGSWDDANKKATAVIENNSLYIFENTLSKVFLKNSTEAIWQFMPTAVGKNTDEGAFFTFAFGPPPMVALSESLMSSFATNDLRKTSWTTPISKGSSTWYYASKYKEPRSTATSREYSIVLRLTEQYLIRAEARAELGNIIGAKEDLNKIRNRAGLSDTGASSKEQILEEILEQRRKELFTEYGHRFFDLKRTGKLDAVLFIKPGWNTTDVLLPLPENELTLNPNLKPQNLGY; encoded by the coding sequence ATGAAAACGTTATATAAAAAAAAGAACGGTTACTGGCTAATAGCTAAAAAAATATTCTTTTTAAGTTTTACCTTCTCCATGCCTGCCTGCGATTCTTTCCTTGAGGTAGATCTCCCTAAATCCCAACTTACTGATGTTGCAGTGTTTCAGGAGTACACCACTGCCAATGCGGCTATGGCAGATATATATGCAAAAATTAGGGATAGAGGATTACTGACAGGTACAGCATTTGGACTTACCAATTATTTAGGGAATTATGCAGATGAACTTACCTTTTATGGAGCAGCAACTAATCCAGCTTTTGCATTTTATACCAATACCGTTTTGCCTTCTAATACTAACATAGGAACACTGTGGAACAACTCCTACAATCAAATTTATGCTGTCAATGCAGTTCTTGAAGGTGTACGACCATCAATGTTAACTGTACAAGAAAAAGCACAATTAGAAGGAGAAGCACTTTTCCTGCGTGGGTTACTTCATTTTTACCTGTTGCAACTCTTTGGCGACATTCCTTATATACAAACTACCGATTACAGAGTTAATAGTATTGTAACAAAGATGCCAAAAAGTGAGGTATATACCTATATTTTAAACGATTTAAGAACTGCTGAAGACTTGCTCTTACCAAATTATTCCAGTACTGAAAGGGTACGCGCTAATTCTTTTGTAGTGAAAGCACTCTTGGCTAGAGTTTATCTCTATAAAGGTTCATGGGATGATGCTAATAAAAAAGCTACGGCAGTTATAGAAAACAATTCATTATATATTTTTGAAAATACACTTAGTAAAGTGTTTTTAAAAAATTCCACCGAAGCCATTTGGCAATTCATGCCCACTGCTGTTGGGAAAAATACTGATGAAGGAGCATTTTTCACTTTTGCTTTTGGACCGCCTCCTATGGTAGCACTAAGCGAATCACTCATGAGTTCTTTTGCTACAAACGATTTGCGTAAAACTTCTTGGACTACACCAATAAGCAAAGGAAGTAGCACATGGTATTATGCCTCCAAATATAAAGAACCCCGAAGCACTGCTACATCAAGAGAATATTCTATAGTGTTACGTCTGACTGAACAATACCTTATTCGAGCAGAAGCCCGTGCTGAATTAGGAAATATCATTGGAGCAAAAGAAGATTTAAACAAAATCAGAAATCGTGCGGGACTCTCCGATACAGGAGCCAGTTCAAAAGAACAAATACTGGAAGAAATACTAGAGCAAAGAAGAAAGGAACTCTTTACCGAATATGGACATCGCTTTTTTGACCTTAAAAGAACAGGAAAACTCGATGCTGTCTTGTTTATAAAGCCAGGATGGAACACAACTGATGTTCTTTTACCTCTCCCTGAGAATGAACTCACGCTTAACCCTAATCTTAAACCGCAAAATCTAGGTTATTAA
- a CDS encoding alpha/beta hydrolase family protein: MKIHSKTTLLLPWRRPFFFLVFILQLVACSLWGQVLQKKNLTINDYPKWGELSLNKMSANGQWICYSMTYENRLDTLFVKNTKSLLTKAFPLGNNGDFITSDWFTYQTAQELHLLNLKTGKQETVDNAIQYVYAPKAKKLLILKTEKDKENVLIIRDLDGMIQERIERVNTFVMDPTNQIVLYTTTIGKQHIINLLQLSQENKKTTLFSGSSSFSNLTWDEKGKSLAFMQKYPDESSFNNTIFYYNVSNKKLYTTSSQAQNSFLGDSLCMPSNILGYMFKLKISDDMRSVFFNVQQKIKSKDTIRDTAVQLWNGNAKLIYPMQEKQKNNKRTYLALWRPLENQFQLISNDILPKYMLTGDQKYAILSNEEQYEPQYSKQGPRDFYLMDVSTGKSELLLKKQSGSLDHTTASPNGRYIAYFQQKDWWIYDVTKKIHINITKNIGVSFSNNQKGHPQKNNAYSPLGWTQEDKEILLYDAYDIWAIRPDGSSARRLTHGRESQTQFRLAGSTYVLPAKVNYDGMIFYTHNLDTGLLLETTSEQGYYGFYKCSSKSNEKLVFSTNSRLDQLIQSDRGNVFIYTEQRYDLSPRLMLQSHTDKIPKVLLLQSNPQQQQFYWGKSELIQYKNSKGKSLQGILYYPANYNNQKKYPMIVYIYEKLSKKLHNKYLNPSQFIGEDEAFNSTSFTTQGYFVLAPDIIYEIGNVGVSAVDCVVSATNEVIAQGHVLPNKIGLIGHSFGGYETDFIITQTNLFAAAAAGAAATDLTSFYLTVGRTGRDDIWRFENHQWRMGKSLFEDKEGYDRNSPIVHAKNITTPLLSWTGGKDKQVNWNQSIEFYLALRRLEKKHIMLLYPKEEHTISNSENQKDLSNRVHEWFDYHLKDMQPSSWIKSGLK; this comes from the coding sequence ATGAAAATACATTCCAAAACAACTTTACTGTTACCATGGCGAAGGCCATTCTTTTTTTTAGTTTTTATTTTGCAATTAGTAGCCTGCTCCCTTTGGGGGCAGGTGTTGCAAAAAAAGAACTTAACGATAAACGATTATCCAAAGTGGGGCGAATTATCGCTTAATAAAATGAGCGCAAACGGACAGTGGATCTGTTATAGCATGACTTATGAAAATAGGCTTGACACGTTATTTGTAAAAAACACCAAATCATTACTGACTAAGGCTTTCCCTTTAGGGAACAATGGAGATTTTATAACATCAGATTGGTTTACCTATCAAACTGCACAAGAACTTCATCTGTTGAATTTAAAAACAGGCAAGCAAGAAACAGTGGATAATGCAATCCAATATGTTTATGCGCCAAAGGCAAAGAAACTATTGATTTTAAAAACCGAAAAGGATAAAGAAAATGTATTGATTATTCGGGATCTCGATGGAATGATTCAGGAGCGTATTGAGAGAGTGAATACATTTGTAATGGATCCAACAAACCAAATAGTACTCTACACAACAACAATTGGAAAGCAACACATCATTAATCTTTTACAACTTTCTCAAGAAAATAAAAAAACAACTTTGTTTAGTGGTTCCAGTTCTTTTAGCAATCTAACATGGGATGAGAAAGGAAAATCATTGGCTTTTATGCAAAAATATCCTGATGAATCGAGCTTTAACAATACTATTTTCTATTATAATGTGTCCAACAAGAAGTTATATACCACTAGTTCTCAGGCACAAAATAGTTTTCTGGGAGATTCCCTTTGCATGCCAAGCAATATTTTAGGTTACATGTTTAAATTAAAGATTTCCGATGATATGCGCAGCGTCTTTTTTAATGTACAGCAAAAAATCAAATCAAAAGATACGATAAGAGATACTGCTGTACAATTATGGAATGGAAATGCCAAATTGATTTATCCTATGCAAGAAAAGCAAAAAAATAATAAAAGGACATATCTTGCATTATGGCGTCCACTTGAAAATCAATTTCAACTTATTTCCAATGATATCTTACCAAAATATATGTTAACTGGAGATCAAAAATATGCCATACTATCCAATGAGGAACAATATGAACCCCAATATTCAAAACAAGGCCCGCGAGATTTTTATCTTATGGATGTGTCCACCGGTAAAAGCGAGTTGTTATTAAAGAAACAGTCTGGCAGTCTTGATCATACCACTGCTTCTCCTAATGGAAGGTACATTGCTTATTTCCAACAAAAGGACTGGTGGATTTATGATGTTACTAAGAAAATCCATATCAATATTACTAAAAATATTGGAGTGTCTTTTTCTAATAATCAAAAAGGACATCCACAAAAAAACAATGCTTATTCTCCTTTAGGTTGGACTCAAGAGGATAAAGAAATCCTATTGTATGATGCATACGATATCTGGGCAATACGTCCCGATGGATCTTCTGCGCGCAGGCTAACTCATGGGAGGGAAAGCCAAACTCAATTTAGATTAGCAGGCTCTACTTATGTTTTGCCCGCAAAAGTAAATTACGATGGAATGATTTTTTATACCCATAATCTTGATACAGGATTGTTGTTAGAAACTACTAGTGAACAAGGCTATTATGGCTTTTATAAATGTTCATCAAAATCCAATGAAAAGTTAGTGTTTTCTACTAACAGTCGTCTAGATCAACTAATTCAATCAGACAGAGGTAATGTTTTTATTTATACCGAGCAGCGTTATGACCTTTCTCCTCGATTGATGCTTCAATCCCATACTGATAAGATACCCAAAGTACTACTACTACAAAGTAACCCACAACAGCAGCAATTTTATTGGGGAAAATCAGAACTAATTCAATACAAAAATTCAAAAGGGAAATCCTTGCAGGGTATATTATATTATCCCGCGAATTACAACAATCAAAAAAAGTATCCAATGATTGTTTATATTTATGAGAAATTATCGAAAAAACTTCATAATAAATACCTCAATCCTTCCCAATTCATCGGAGAAGATGAAGCGTTTAACAGCACCTCTTTTACAACACAAGGGTATTTTGTACTTGCTCCGGATATTATTTATGAAATAGGTAATGTTGGAGTATCTGCGGTAGATTGTGTTGTTTCGGCAACAAATGAAGTCATTGCACAAGGACATGTTCTTCCAAATAAGATAGGGCTAATTGGACACTCTTTCGGAGGATATGAGACGGACTTTATCATCACACAAACCAACCTTTTTGCTGCAGCTGCAGCTGGTGCTGCAGCAACAGACCTTACTAGTTTTTATCTAACAGTAGGGCGTACAGGAAGAGATGATATATGGCGTTTTGAAAATCACCAATGGCGTATGGGAAAATCGCTCTTTGAGGATAAAGAAGGTTATGATAGAAACTCCCCAATTGTCCACGCAAAAAACATTACCACACCACTTCTTTCGTGGACTGGAGGTAAGGATAAACAGGTAAACTGGAATCAAAGTATAGAATTTTATTTGGCGCTACGACGTCTGGAAAAAAAGCATATAATGTTACTCTATCCCAAAGAAGAACATACTATTAGTAATAGTGAAAATCAAAAAGATCTTTCAAATAGAGTGCATGAATGGTTTGACTACCATCTAAAAGATATGCAACCTTCATCTTGGATAAAATCAGGGTTGAAGTAA
- the mobC gene encoding conjugal transfer protein MobC, with translation MLTGENEQALRKILDMTRLISIIILTIHFYYYCYAAFGKWHLVSGFSDKIMSNIYYTGLFSNFHKSKFFALGFLIISLIGAKGRKEERLNYKTAFAYIITGILIYFISYLSLYLKIELMLAAIAYMTITSSGFLLMLTGGTLLSRIIKNRLNSKDIFNTENETFPQEERLLENEYSINLPARYYLKDKIRDSWINIINPFRGLLVSGTPGSGKSYFVIRHVITQHIRKKFTMFVYDFKFDDLTKIVYNTWLKYRHLYPIVPKFYVINFDDLTRSNRCNPLEPSGMSDITDASESARTILLGLNKEWIKRQGDFFVESPINFLSAIIWYLKKYKDGEFCTLPHVIELMQADYDSLFTLLRAEKEIEVLINPFVNAYLNHVMDQLEGQIASAKIAMARLSSPQLYYVLSGNDFTLDINNPEEPKIVCMGNNPQKIQIYGAVLSLYVNRLVKQVNQKNKHKSSLIFDEFPTIYLNNMDSLIATARSNKVATCLGIQDFSQLRKDYGREQADVIMNIVGNVVSGQVTGDTAKQLSERFGKIMQDRESLSINSGDTSISRSKQLESAVPPSKISGLSSGEFVGMVADDPDCKIELKTFHSEIVNDHEALKEEQDNYVAIPVIRKVDNAMVQRNYLQIKKDIKDIIYSEKERLLNDYELRHLVIKK, from the coding sequence ATGCTGACAGGAGAAAACGAACAGGCACTGAGAAAGATCTTGGATATGACAAGACTAATCAGTATTATTATTTTAACAATCCATTTTTATTATTACTGCTATGCCGCATTTGGAAAGTGGCATTTGGTTAGCGGATTCAGTGATAAAATTATGAGCAATATTTACTATACAGGATTGTTCAGTAATTTTCATAAATCCAAATTCTTTGCACTGGGATTTTTAATAATCTCACTAATTGGAGCTAAAGGACGAAAAGAGGAGAGACTAAATTACAAAACCGCTTTTGCTTATATAATTACGGGGATTCTGATTTACTTTATAAGTTATCTTTCATTATACCTGAAAATAGAATTAATGTTGGCAGCAATTGCCTACATGACTATTACTTCCAGTGGTTTTCTTTTAATGCTCACAGGAGGGACATTATTATCGCGTATTATAAAAAACAGGCTCAACAGCAAAGATATTTTTAATACTGAAAATGAAACCTTCCCGCAAGAAGAAAGACTCTTGGAAAACGAGTATTCCATCAACCTCCCAGCCCGATACTATTTAAAGGATAAGATAAGAGACAGTTGGATAAACATCATTAATCCGTTTCGGGGTTTATTGGTTTCTGGCACTCCTGGTTCTGGAAAATCCTATTTTGTCATACGTCATGTAATCACCCAGCACATCCGTAAAAAATTCACCATGTTCGTCTATGATTTCAAGTTTGATGATCTGACGAAAATCGTCTATAATACGTGGCTTAAATACAGACATCTTTATCCAATAGTACCAAAGTTTTATGTTATTAATTTTGATGATTTGACCCGAAGCAACCGATGTAACCCATTAGAGCCTTCAGGTATGAGCGATATTACCGATGCTTCAGAATCTGCGCGTACTATTCTGTTAGGACTCAACAAGGAATGGATCAAAAGACAGGGGGATTTTTTTGTAGAATCTCCGATTAATTTTCTCTCAGCGATCATATGGTATTTAAAAAAATATAAAGACGGCGAATTCTGCACCCTTCCTCATGTGATTGAACTCATGCAGGCGGATTATGATAGCCTGTTTACCTTACTTAGAGCTGAAAAAGAAATTGAGGTGCTCATTAATCCTTTTGTGAATGCTTATCTTAACCATGTGATGGACCAATTGGAGGGGCAAATTGCATCGGCTAAAATTGCTATGGCAAGACTTTCCTCCCCGCAATTGTATTATGTTTTGTCAGGTAATGATTTTACTTTGGACATCAATAATCCCGAAGAACCCAAGATTGTATGTATGGGTAATAACCCGCAGAAAATTCAAATATATGGAGCTGTATTATCATTATATGTAAACCGATTGGTAAAACAAGTGAACCAGAAAAATAAGCATAAAAGCAGCTTAATATTCGATGAGTTTCCTACAATTTACCTCAACAATATGGATAGTTTGATTGCCACGGCAAGAAGTAATAAAGTAGCAACTTGTTTGGGTATTCAGGATTTTAGCCAGCTGCGTAAAGACTATGGAAGAGAACAGGCTGATGTAATTATGAATATTGTTGGAAACGTAGTCAGCGGACAGGTTACAGGTGATACTGCCAAACAATTATCGGAACGTTTTGGAAAAATTATGCAGGACAGAGAAAGCCTTTCAATCAATAGTGGAGATACTTCAATCAGTCGTTCCAAACAGTTAGAATCTGCAGTGCCTCCATCCAAAATTTCCGGACTTAGTTCCGGTGAATTCGTGGGTATGGTAGCGGATGACCCTGATTGTAAAATAGAACTCAAAACATTCCATTCTGAAATTGTAAATGACCATGAAGCATTGAAAGAAGAACAGGATAATTATGTAGCTATTCCTGTTATTCGAAAAGTTGATAACGCTATGGTACAACGTAACTATTTGCAAATAAAAAAGGACATCAAGGATATTATTTATTCTGAAAAAGAAAGATTATTAAATGATTACGAACTAAGGCATTTAGTAATTAAGAAGTGA
- a CDS encoding relaxase/mobilization nuclease domain-containing protein, giving the protein MVAIIKTGHSIHKVFYYNENKVKENVAECIGAGNYPIDVDKMGLTIKLNRFLKQLELNDNVKRNSVHISINFDPSENHSKEKLIAIADSYMEKIGFGEQPYLVYQHHDSGHAHIHLVSINVQRDGTRIDMQNIGKNRSEPARKEIEKLFGLVKAEGNKNSQNFELKPITSGKIQYGRSESKKAITNVLDQVLYSYKYTSLPELNAVLKQYNVLADPGNEDSRMFKAKGLMYRILDDTGKPIGVPIKASLFYNKPTLKFLEEKFASNTTNEVSDMRRVKNAIDMAFLRTEISLTELAQLLEKEGINTVFRKNTEGLLYGITYVDHTTKCVFNGSKLGKQYSAKAIQERCASISQVEQNRASLISEKSHTITFEAPNSEIIATLFGDDFRDNKYVGSSTIMAQLAEMLTQAEQTANYLPYELKNKKKKRRGQSYNR; this is encoded by the coding sequence ATGGTTGCGATCATAAAAACGGGACACTCTATCCACAAGGTTTTCTATTACAATGAAAACAAAGTAAAAGAAAATGTTGCAGAATGTATAGGTGCTGGAAATTATCCGATTGATGTTGATAAAATGGGACTTACTATAAAACTGAATCGTTTTTTAAAACAACTGGAATTAAACGATAATGTAAAGCGAAACAGTGTACATATTTCAATCAACTTTGATCCGTCAGAAAATCATTCTAAGGAAAAATTAATAGCTATTGCTGATTCGTATATGGAAAAGATAGGTTTTGGTGAACAACCTTATCTAGTATATCAGCATCACGATTCCGGCCATGCGCACATCCATCTGGTTTCGATAAATGTCCAGAGAGATGGCACACGAATTGACATGCAAAATATTGGTAAAAACCGATCTGAACCGGCAAGAAAAGAAATTGAAAAACTCTTTGGACTTGTTAAAGCAGAAGGGAATAAAAACAGTCAGAATTTCGAACTTAAGCCAATCACCTCAGGAAAGATTCAGTATGGGCGAAGCGAATCAAAAAAGGCAATTACAAATGTATTGGATCAAGTACTTTACTCTTACAAATATACCAGTCTTCCAGAACTCAATGCAGTGCTCAAACAATACAATGTTTTAGCAGACCCAGGTAATGAAGATTCAAGAATGTTTAAAGCAAAAGGATTAATGTACAGGATACTCGATGATACAGGAAAACCTATTGGAGTGCCTATAAAAGCAAGTCTTTTTTACAACAAACCAACCCTGAAGTTTTTAGAAGAAAAATTTGCATCTAATACCACAAATGAAGTCTCAGATATGAGAAGGGTAAAAAACGCTATTGATATGGCATTTTTAAGAACAGAAATATCACTTACAGAATTAGCGCAACTACTTGAAAAAGAAGGGATTAATACTGTTTTTAGAAAAAATACAGAAGGATTACTTTATGGTATTACCTATGTAGACCATACCACAAAATGTGTTTTTAACGGCAGTAAATTGGGAAAACAATACAGTGCCAAAGCAATTCAGGAACGCTGTGCATCGATTAGTCAGGTAGAGCAAAACAGGGCAAGTTTAATAAGTGAAAAATCACATACAATCACATTTGAAGCACCTAATTCGGAAATTATTGCAACGCTTTTTGGTGATGATTTTAGAGATAACAAATACGTAGGTTCCAGCACTATAATGGCACAATTAGCAGAGATGCTCACGCAAGCTGAACAGACAGCTAATTACCTTCCGTACGAGCTGAAAAACAAAAAGAAAAAAAGAAGAGGACAGTCTTATAATCGATAA
- a CDS encoding plasmid mobilization protein — MKRKISNRTRIVGLRFTPEEYAKIERKWKASTCRKLSDYIRRHLFDKSINTTYRNQSLDDMIYEMMQLFKQLNGIGNNYNQAVKKLHTLNQIPEFKVWIISAELDKKKLFDKIDEIKNHIQKISERWLRS, encoded by the coding sequence ATGAAAAGAAAAATTTCAAACAGAACACGTATTGTTGGGTTACGATTTACACCTGAAGAGTATGCGAAAATTGAGCGGAAATGGAAAGCTAGTACTTGCCGTAAGCTGAGCGATTACATTCGTAGACACCTATTTGATAAATCTATAAACACCACTTATAGGAATCAGTCTTTAGATGATATGATCTATGAAATGATGCAGTTGTTCAAGCAATTAAATGGCATTGGGAACAACTATAATCAGGCGGTAAAAAAACTACATACACTAAATCAAATTCCGGAATTTAAAGTATGGATTATAAGTGCTGAACTGGATAAAAAAAAGCTTTTTGATAAGATTGATGAAATCAAAAATCACATCCAGAAAATCTCGGAAAGATGGTTGCGATCATAA
- a CDS encoding DUF6520 family protein, translated as MKAIILKKMMPAAVFVLAISGAFLTMSMQSDANTKVSDDLVVGFPITLTPCSVQIVCSDEGTEVCRVSYPGGAQAFGRPEEGGMSCPETVFKP; from the coding sequence ATGAAAGCAATAATTTTAAAAAAAATGATGCCAGCTGCAGTTTTTGTACTGGCCATTTCCGGTGCATTTTTAACTATGTCAATGCAAAGTGATGCGAATACTAAAGTATCTGATGATCTTGTAGTGGGTTTTCCCATTACATTGACGCCTTGCAGTGTCCAGATAGTTTGTTCTGATGAAGGCACGGAAGTTTGTCGTGTTTCCTACCCTGGAGGGGCTCAAGCTTTTGGACGTCCTGAAGAAGGCGGAATGAGCTGTCCAGAAACTGTTTTCAAACCTTAA
- a CDS encoding MauE/DoxX family redox-associated membrane protein, translating into MKLNEKSKRIIIEITCLLYILLLVYAAMNKGLDFENFKVELGQSPLLSAFAHWISWTVLIVEFAIAILLLFPKTRIKALYAGFCLMTMFTAYIYIMLNYSSYLPCSCGGILEKMSWLEHLIFNFIFVLLAGLALWLNHPHSNSGRKNTRLLSYPIQLLLSFLLSCIAVIILFLSSEEIMHHQNPFIRRYPHHPVTLTHTLDLKYNSYYFAGAGEEKLYLGNYTVPLYLLSVDNKLQQQKIQVTLDRSSFPFRSIRMAVRPPFFYIIDGKVPAIFSGRITDWNAKLQEPKSPYFTTAVPIDSSSIIFRSINTTSNNNVLGIFKAGVPSKLQMAPQLLQKQIDGIFDTDGMLHYSEEMKRMIYLYSYRNEYIVADENGVLDYRGNTIDTVSRAQIKVAYLKEKTEQTMAIPALSVNANSSVYGHLLFVNSNVPGRYEPKKVWNQSSVIDVYDLNKKGYLFSFHIYGIDGEKIRDFLVTSTHVYALIDTKLVVYQLNEKLKNEIKRVE; encoded by the coding sequence ATGAAACTTAACGAAAAAAGTAAGAGGATAATTATTGAAATAACTTGTCTATTGTATATCCTTTTATTGGTTTATGCAGCGATGAACAAAGGACTTGATTTTGAAAATTTCAAGGTAGAATTGGGGCAGTCTCCATTGCTAAGCGCATTTGCTCATTGGATCTCCTGGACTGTACTGATTGTGGAGTTCGCTATTGCAATATTACTTCTTTTTCCAAAAACACGCATCAAAGCACTTTATGCTGGATTTTGTTTGATGACCATGTTTACGGCTTATATTTATATCATGCTGAATTACAGTTCCTATCTTCCTTGCTCTTGTGGAGGAATATTAGAGAAAATGAGTTGGCTAGAACATCTCATATTCAACTTCATCTTTGTACTATTGGCTGGCTTAGCACTTTGGCTCAATCATCCTCACAGTAACTCTGGGAGAAAAAACACAAGGCTTCTCTCCTACCCTATTCAGTTATTATTATCCTTCTTATTGAGCTGTATTGCTGTCATCATTTTGTTTCTCTCTTCCGAAGAAATCATGCATCATCAAAATCCTTTTATCCGTCGTTATCCACATCATCCCGTTACACTTACACATACCTTAGATCTAAAGTACAATTCGTATTATTTTGCGGGAGCTGGTGAGGAAAAATTATATCTTGGCAATTATACTGTTCCACTGTATTTATTATCGGTTGATAACAAACTCCAGCAACAGAAGATACAAGTAACACTTGATCGCAGCAGCTTTCCTTTTAGATCTATTAGAATGGCTGTTCGTCCTCCTTTTTTCTATATAATAGATGGAAAAGTCCCTGCTATTTTTAGTGGTCGTATCACCGATTGGAATGCTAAATTACAAGAACCTAAGTCTCCTTATTTTACTACTGCCGTACCGATAGATAGTAGTTCAATTATTTTTAGGAGTATTAACACTACTAGTAATAACAATGTCCTTGGCATCTTCAAAGCAGGAGTTCCATCAAAACTACAAATGGCACCACAACTATTACAAAAGCAAATCGATGGCATTTTTGATACGGATGGTATGTTGCATTACAGCGAGGAAATGAAAAGAATGATCTATCTCTATAGTTACCGTAACGAGTACATCGTTGCAGATGAAAATGGAGTTCTTGATTATCGGGGCAATACAATTGATACTGTATCACGTGCTCAAATAAAAGTAGCCTACCTCAAGGAAAAAACGGAACAAACAATGGCAATACCAGCGCTTAGTGTTAATGCGAATAGTAGTGTCTATGGGCACCTACTTTTTGTGAATTCCAATGTTCCGGGGCGCTATGAGCCAAAAAAAGTATGGAATCAATCCTCGGTAATTGATGTTTACGACCTTAACAAAAAAGGATATCTATTTAGTTTTCATATTTATGGAATTGATGGTGAAAAAATTCGAGATTTTTTAGTTACATCAACCCATGTGTATGCACTTATCGACACAAAATTGGTAGTTTATCAATTGAACGAAAAATTAAAAAATGAAATAAAACGTGTAGAATAA